One genomic segment of Coffea arabica cultivar ET-39 chromosome 6e, Coffea Arabica ET-39 HiFi, whole genome shotgun sequence includes these proteins:
- the LOC113694885 gene encoding carboxyl-terminal-processing peptidase 3, chloroplastic → MESFCSNFDLNPSTTSLISKSFQRPTSKLFFPSRFPSSICDKNKKFGLKLPATRKSNTHHNNKAPVELKDSLFRWVSGGVFGFAAAVSLCCSDSPAFAQSITIAFPVSHTREINTVQRTLVEAWGLIRETFVDPTFNHQDWDLKLQQTMVEMFPLKSEDAAYGKIKGMLSSLGDPFTRIISPKEYQSFRIGTDGNLQGVGLFITVEPKTGHLVVSSCVEHGPAARAGIHEGDELVEINGEGIEGIGSEAAAQKLRGRAGTTVTVKIHPGTDSKNSNFREVKLPREVIRFSPVSSAIITHRTPDGHMSKTGYVKLSAFSQSSATDMQNTIREMENQGVQSYILDLRNNPGGLVKAGLDVAQIWLDGDETLVNTIDRDGNLFSISMANGHAVTHDPLVVLVNEGSASASEILAGALHDNGRALLVGHRTFGKGKIQSITELDDGSALFITVAKYLSPGLHDIDQVGITPDVQCSADMLNSPKESSKDKNLNSPLEADSCIIIAEHELDIQESEASPS, encoded by the exons ATGGAATCTTTCTGCTCGAATTTTGATCTCAACCCATCAACTACTTCTCTAATTTCTAAATCGTTTCAAAGACCCACTTCAAAGTTATTCTTTCCTAGTCGGTTTCCTAGCTCAATTtgtgataaaaacaaaaaatttggaCTTAAATTACCTGCAACAAGGAAGTCCAATACACATCATAACAATAAAGCACCTGTTGAATTAAAAGACAGTTTGTTTAGATGGGTCAGTGGTGGAGTTTTTGGGTTTGCTGCTGCTGTATCCTTATGTTGTTCTGACTCTCCAGCTTTTGCACAGTCTATTACTATTGCATTCCCGGTTTCTCACACGCGGGAG ATAAATACAGTTCAGAGAACCCTTGTGGAAGCTTGGGGTCTGATTAGGGAAACCTTTGTTGATCCTACTTTCAATCATCAAG ACTGGGATTTGAAACTTCAGCAGACAATGGTAGAAATGTTTCCTCTTAAGTCAGAAGATGCAGCTTATGGCAAGATTAAGGGAATGCTTTCTTCTCTTGGAGATCCCTTTACTCGCATTATCAGTCCTAAG GAATACCAGAGCTTTAGAATAGGAACTGATGGAAATTTGCAAGGTGTTGGTCTCTTCATTACTGTCGAACCAAAAACAGGGCACCTG GTTGTTTCATCATGTGTGGAGCATGGTCCAGCCGCACGTGCTGGTATACATGAAGGAGATGAGCTGGTTGAAATTAATG GGGAAGGCATTGAGGGAATCGGAAGCGAAGCAGCAGCACAGAAGCTCAGAGGCCGTGCTGGCACTACTGTTACTGTAAAAATTCACCCC GGTACTGATTccaaaaattctaatttcagaGAG GTAAAACTACCTCGTGAAGTAATTCGGTTCTCACCAGTATCCAGTGCTATCATCACTCACAGAACACCTGACGGTCACATGTCAAAAACTGGATATGTGAAATTGTCAGCTTTCTCTCAG AGTTCTGCAACCGATATGCAAAATACCATCCGTGAGATGGAAAATCAAGGCGTACAGTCGTACATCTTAGACCTGCGGAATAATCCT GGCGGTTTGGTCAAAGCAGGACTTGATGTTGCCCAAATTTGGCTTGATGGGGATGAGACTCTTGTAAACACCATTGATAGAGATGGTAATTTGTTCTCAATCAGCATGGCCAACGGGCATGCTGTAACACACGATCCACTTGTTGTCCTT GTGAACGAGGGAAGTGCAAGTGCCAGTGAGATTCTGGCAGGAGCTCTTCATGACAATGGCCGAGCACTTCTTGTTGGACATAGAACTTTTGGGAAGGGAAAAATACAG AGCATAACGGAGCTGGATGACGGATCGGCTTTATTTATAACAGTGGCAAAATACTTGTCCCCAGGACTTCATGACATTGATCAGGTTGGAATAACACCTGATGTTCAGTGCTCAGCTGATATGCTCAATTCACCCAAAGAATCCTCCAAGGACAAGAACTTGAACTCACCCCTGGAAGCTGATTCTTGCATCATAATTGCTGAGCATGAGTTGGATATTCAAGAATCCGAAGCCTCTCCTTCTTAA